The following coding sequences lie in one Treponema socranskii subsp. buccale genomic window:
- a CDS encoding helicase-related protein has protein sequence MAIDYKSLPVYEQKRRILDTLAHNQVIVVQSPTGSGKTTQIPVILYEAGYAETGVVAVTQPRRIAALSVSEFIAKQLGTSYPGLVGYKMRFEDKTDATTRIKIMTDGILLQEMKLDPWMSKYSVVMVDEAHERSLNIDFVLGLLKRVLAERKDFKVIVSSATMNAEAFSSYFDGCPIVTIDTVTFPVTLVYDPPAVSASTVSDAACDALLTKIENTVGRVLDNRIDGGILIFLPGEKIIKDCLFRLDRSPFARKIHTLPLYGRLPKEEQERVFAPPPFGKKKIIISTNIAETSVTISDITTVIDSGLAKLNFYNPHTYTSSLVETPVSKASCNQRKGRAGRTCPGTCYRLYPRKDYETREMYTTEEIYRTDLSEVVLRMAELGITNFYDFNFLSPPSREGIAGAVDTLVMLKAITKDNTLSSIGKLMVEFPLEPRISRIIVEAIMKYPSVLEEALVAASFLSTNSPFVLPPGEEMEARRAHHAFRDVQGDFVSYLHIFRAYRGASNKARFCKNSFLDERVMAEIENIDIQLSQIVADMQIPITGGGAMSDYLCCIAAGMMQFVCVREGKDNYKTLTTEHICIHPGSSMFRTDPLYIVAGEIVRTSRMFAMSVSPLTRTLLDAIDPSLREKLEKKCTRKSKARETDIIPPKQKAKDENEKAKKIIKAIKDEEYISFGGKTFELKKIKGKKTALLPYENFIKAAKSETDESLVKQVGGLRCKILFENGYTLLDGEKLELALKLAKSISLSPMPENKFDKKLNISLADEGASARLSDALDIVLGVAVAKQKSKEYGFVCLFTDGNGTYWFKVSRGFTTALNESLSSLELLSDDVNADFTEAQKEKANRVYRALHSLYES, from the coding sequence ATGGCTATAGACTATAAATCGCTTCCGGTATACGAACAAAAGCGGCGCATTTTGGACACGCTCGCACACAACCAAGTGATCGTCGTGCAGAGCCCGACCGGCAGCGGTAAAACGACGCAGATCCCGGTCATCCTTTACGAAGCGGGTTACGCCGAAACGGGTGTCGTCGCGGTGACGCAGCCGAGACGGATCGCCGCCCTTTCCGTAAGCGAATTCATTGCAAAGCAGCTCGGCACAAGCTACCCCGGACTCGTCGGATACAAAATGCGCTTCGAAGATAAAACCGACGCGACGACGAGGATTAAAATAATGACCGACGGCATTTTGCTGCAGGAGATGAAGCTCGACCCGTGGATGTCGAAGTATTCGGTCGTTATGGTAGACGAAGCGCACGAGCGCAGTTTGAACATCGACTTCGTACTCGGATTGTTAAAACGCGTTTTGGCCGAACGCAAAGATTTCAAAGTCATCGTTTCGTCGGCGACGATGAACGCCGAAGCCTTTTCGTCCTACTTCGACGGATGCCCCATCGTCACGATCGATACGGTTACCTTTCCCGTCACCCTCGTTTACGATCCGCCGGCCGTCTCCGCAAGCACCGTATCGGACGCCGCGTGCGACGCGCTTTTGACGAAAATCGAAAACACGGTCGGGCGCGTCCTCGACAACAGAATCGACGGCGGTATCTTGATTTTTTTGCCGGGAGAAAAAATTATTAAAGACTGCCTTTTCCGCCTCGACCGTTCGCCCTTCGCTCGGAAAATCCACACGCTGCCGCTCTACGGCAGGCTTCCGAAAGAAGAGCAGGAGCGCGTTTTCGCCCCTCCCCCGTTCGGGAAAAAGAAAATAATAATTTCCACGAATATCGCCGAAACGTCCGTCACGATAAGCGACATCACGACCGTCATCGATTCGGGACTGGCAAAGCTCAATTTTTACAATCCGCATACGTACACGTCGAGCCTCGTCGAAACGCCCGTTTCAAAAGCGTCGTGCAATCAGCGCAAAGGAAGGGCGGGACGCACGTGCCCCGGAACCTGTTACCGCCTCTATCCGCGCAAAGATTACGAAACGCGTGAAATGTATACGACCGAAGAGATCTACCGCACCGATTTGAGCGAAGTCGTTTTGCGCATGGCCGAACTCGGTATTACGAATTTTTACGATTTCAATTTCCTCTCCCCGCCTTCCCGCGAAGGAATCGCAGGCGCGGTCGATACGCTCGTTATGCTGAAAGCGATAACGAAAGACAATACGCTCTCTTCGATCGGAAAACTTATGGTCGAATTTCCGCTCGAACCGAGGATAAGCCGCATCATCGTCGAAGCGATCATGAAATATCCCTCCGTTCTCGAAGAAGCGCTCGTCGCAGCCTCTTTTCTTTCGACAAACTCGCCGTTCGTGCTTCCTCCCGGAGAAGAGATGGAAGCGCGTCGTGCGCATCACGCGTTCCGCGACGTACAGGGCGACTTCGTTTCCTACCTGCACATCTTCCGCGCGTACCGCGGCGCTTCGAATAAAGCGCGCTTTTGCAAAAACAGTTTTCTTGACGAACGCGTTATGGCGGAAATCGAAAACATAGACATACAGCTTTCGCAGATCGTCGCCGACATGCAGATCCCGATCACCGGAGGAGGAGCGATGAGCGATTATCTGTGCTGCATAGCCGCGGGTATGATGCAGTTCGTGTGCGTGCGCGAAGGGAAAGACAATTACAAAACGCTGACAACCGAACACATCTGTATCCATCCGGGAAGCAGTATGTTCCGAACCGATCCGCTGTACATCGTCGCAGGGGAAATCGTGCGCACATCGCGCATGTTTGCCATGAGCGTCTCTCCCTTGACGAGGACACTGCTCGACGCGATCGATCCCTCACTGCGCGAAAAACTTGAAAAAAAATGCACGCGGAAAAGCAAAGCGCGTGAAACAGATATCATTCCCCCGAAACAAAAGGCGAAAGACGAAAACGAAAAAGCGAAAAAAATTATTAAAGCGATAAAAGACGAAGAGTATATTTCGTTCGGCGGGAAAACGTTCGAACTGAAAAAAATCAAAGGCAAAAAAACCGCGCTCCTGCCCTACGAAAATTTTATAAAGGCGGCAAAAAGCGAAACCGACGAAAGCCTTGTAAAACAGGTCGGAGGGCTCCGCTGCAAAATACTCTTCGAAAACGGCTATACGCTCCTCGACGGCGAAAAGCTCGAACTTGCTTTAAAGCTTGCAAAATCGATTTCGCTTTCTCCGATGCCGGAAAATAAATTCGACAAAAAGCTCAACATAAGCCTCGCCGACGAAGGTGCGTCCGCGCGCCTTTCCGATGCGCTCGACATCGTGCTGGGCGTGGCGGTCGCAAAACAAAAGAGCAAAGAGTACGGCTTCGTGTGCCTCTTTACCGACGGTAACGGCACCTATTGGTTTAAAGTATCGCGCGGCTTTACCACAGCGCTCAACGAAAGCCTTTCATCGCTCGAATTGTTAAGCGACGACGTAAACGCCGACTTTACCGAAGCGCAAAAAGAAAAAGCGAACCGCGTATACCGCGCCCTCCACTCGCTGTACGAAAGCTGA
- a CDS encoding CapA family protein, with protein MKSRNSFHLLFFIIVLASCKAVPKQGAETEAPQTPSGQSVSVLNEENGTSSLESEKKASETLQHNLTLLFAGDIMAHKPNYSMSDYSLIWKDIAPLARSCDFSFANIEAPVDDSIPYATYPRFNMHHEYPEAAISAGFNVFSLVNNHSNDQGLSGIKHTREWAEKTEKIYKGKEREVFFSGLKESGGEAIGYKIIKKNGWTIIFCAVTELLNEKKYTEYMDYVPPAAREALENRIRQIRAENPCDIFILSIHANVPEYIRSVSASQRAYYYKLLDCGADIIWANHPHVVQEREFIGKKSERRFSKLILYANGNTISAQRYKPAFDTPDAPHEYTGDGLLYKVLYYKKEEGGIAILHETEAHYITTYITTAYQFVIKYLDDDFIDYLRDAERIDWMRYIAARKTVMENTRVRKTWL; from the coding sequence ATGAAGAGTCGGAACAGTTTTCACCTGCTTTTTTTCATCATCGTCCTCGCTTCGTGTAAAGCTGTTCCGAAGCAAGGGGCCGAAACGGAAGCGCCTCAAACGCCGAGCGGACAAAGCGTTTCCGTTTTAAACGAAGAAAATGGGACATCTTCGCTTGAAAGCGAAAAAAAAGCATCCGAGACGCTGCAGCACAACCTTACGCTTTTGTTCGCAGGCGATATCATGGCGCATAAGCCGAACTATTCGATGAGCGATTATTCACTCATCTGGAAAGATATCGCACCTCTCGCCCGCTCGTGCGATTTTTCGTTTGCGAATATCGAAGCTCCCGTCGATGACAGCATCCCCTATGCAACCTATCCGCGTTTCAATATGCACCACGAATATCCGGAAGCTGCGATCAGCGCGGGCTTCAACGTCTTTTCTCTCGTAAACAATCATTCGAACGATCAGGGACTCTCGGGCATAAAGCATACGCGCGAGTGGGCGGAAAAAACGGAGAAGATATACAAGGGCAAAGAGCGTGAAGTCTTTTTTTCGGGATTGAAAGAATCGGGCGGAGAAGCGATCGGATATAAAATTATTAAAAAAAACGGATGGACGATCATCTTTTGCGCGGTAACGGAATTGCTGAATGAAAAAAAATATACCGAATATATGGACTACGTGCCGCCGGCAGCGCGGGAAGCGTTGGAAAACCGCATACGGCAAATCAGAGCGGAAAACCCGTGCGATATTTTTATCCTTTCGATTCACGCAAACGTCCCTGAATACATCCGAAGCGTCTCCGCTTCGCAGCGCGCGTATTATTACAAACTGCTCGACTGCGGAGCCGACATCATTTGGGCGAATCACCCGCACGTCGTACAGGAACGCGAGTTTATCGGAAAAAAATCGGAGCGGCGTTTTTCGAAGCTCATACTTTACGCGAACGGCAATACGATAAGCGCTCAGCGCTATAAACCCGCCTTCGATACGCCCGATGCACCGCACGAATATACGGGCGACGGGCTTTTATACAAAGTGCTCTATTATAAAAAAGAAGAAGGCGGCATTGCAATCCTGCACGAAACGGAAGCGCACTACATAACGACCTATATCACGACGGCATATCAATTCGTCATAAAATATCTCGACGACGATTTTATCGATTATTTACGAGATGCGGAACGGATCGATTGGATGCGCTATATCGCCGCGCGGAAAACCGTCATGGAAAACACACGGGTACGAAAAACATGGCTATAG
- the pta gene encoding phosphate acetyltransferase produces MDFTAEMIKKAKAYQKSLVLPEGDEERTIKAAAKIVAKKIAKKVILLGSREKIESAAQALKVSLAGIDIIDPVSSPWLDDFGQTYFELRQGKINKKTNLPEVSDAAAGKAYMLSDYLSFGAMMVRKGYADAMVSGARSSTAALLRAGLKVIGTESKTASSCFVMDMHDSAWGYKGLMIFSDCAVVPEPDAEQLSDIAVAAGKSCKALLGCDPCIALLSFSTKGSGGAQPSVLTVQEAVQKAHAKAPSLLLDGELQADAALIPSVTDKKAPGSPVKGKVNTIVFPNLSAGNIGYKLVQRLAHADAYGPILQGFAKPISDLSRGCSVDDIVITAAITLVQAGSAA; encoded by the coding sequence ATCGATTTTACCGCGGAAATGATCAAAAAGGCGAAAGCGTATCAAAAGTCGCTCGTGCTTCCCGAAGGCGATGAAGAGCGCACGATCAAAGCCGCCGCGAAGATTGTCGCCAAAAAAATCGCAAAAAAAGTGATCCTGCTCGGCTCCCGCGAAAAAATCGAAAGCGCGGCACAGGCGCTTAAAGTTTCGCTCGCAGGCATCGACATCATCGACCCTGTATCCTCTCCGTGGCTCGACGATTTCGGTCAAACCTATTTTGAACTCAGGCAGGGAAAAATCAATAAAAAGACGAATCTTCCCGAAGTGAGCGACGCTGCGGCGGGAAAAGCGTATATGCTTTCCGATTATTTGAGCTTCGGTGCGATGATGGTGAGAAAAGGTTATGCCGACGCTATGGTAAGCGGCGCGCGCTCGTCGACGGCAGCCCTCCTCCGCGCAGGATTAAAAGTTATCGGCACGGAAAGCAAAACGGCATCTTCGTGCTTCGTCATGGATATGCACGATTCGGCGTGGGGCTATAAGGGCTTGATGATTTTTTCCGACTGCGCGGTCGTCCCCGAACCGGATGCCGAACAGCTTTCCGACATCGCAGTCGCGGCGGGAAAATCGTGCAAAGCGCTTTTGGGCTGCGATCCGTGCATCGCACTCCTTTCCTTTTCGACAAAGGGTTCGGGCGGCGCTCAGCCTTCCGTCCTCACGGTGCAGGAAGCGGTGCAAAAAGCGCACGCAAAAGCGCCTTCTCTTTTACTCGACGGAGAGCTGCAGGCGGATGCGGCTCTTATCCCGTCCGTCACCGACAAAAAAGCTCCCGGCTCTCCTGTCAAAGGCAAAGTGAATACGATCGTATTCCCGAACCTTTCGGCCGGAAATATCGGCTATAAACTCGTGCAGCGCCTCGCCCATGCGGATGCGTACGGCCCGATCCTGCAGGGATTTGCCAAGCCGATAAGCGATCTTTCACGCGGCTGTTCGGTCGACGATATCGTCATAACGGCGGCGATCACACTCGTACAGGCGGGAAGCGCCGCATAA
- a CDS encoding bactofilin family protein: MFDVKDMDLFDLEEEAFDTVIESDIAFTGSIRFAKPFMIRGKVKGSIDATSDLVIDSGASVEADIKALRVLVKGKVKGNVAAKKMVFVTASGSIDGDITAEQVVLEPGSTFTGKCTMVK, encoded by the coding sequence ATGTTCGATGTAAAAGATATGGATCTGTTCGATCTCGAAGAAGAAGCGTTCGATACCGTCATAGAAAGCGATATCGCGTTTACGGGAAGCATCCGCTTTGCAAAACCGTTTATGATACGCGGCAAGGTCAAAGGCAGCATCGATGCGACGAGCGATTTGGTTATAGACAGCGGCGCATCCGTCGAAGCGGATATAAAGGCGCTCCGCGTGCTTGTTAAAGGAAAAGTGAAGGGCAACGTTGCCGCAAAAAAAATGGTATTCGTTACGGCTTCGGGCTCGATTGACGGAGATATTACGGCCGAACAGGTGGTGCTTGAGCCGGGCAGCACCTTTACCGGCAAATGTACAATGGTAAAATAA
- a CDS encoding tetratricopeptide repeat protein, with protein MQRFLRQSIIWALAIAFAFPLFSQTSGEAEQTPSPQTAPSSQTPAAQAVPGDALVPAPQAQGQTPAPQSPQIPSVQAAPPQTPSPQAAPPASPQRRQSAQRRDALVLYQNGDYAAAIQICETEIARNPSRIESYVVLCWSLVRNRQYAEAEQRATDGLKVSPYDLRLIEILGEAKYYLGKNNGALEQFQRYVANAPESGSRVGAAYYFMGEIYIRQARYQHADISFSAAVKKEPLLDRWWTRLGYAREMAGNYYEAAEAYDEALLLNAASSDAQSGKARVASRLQ; from the coding sequence ATGCAGCGATTTTTACGACAGTCGATTATCTGGGCATTGGCGATCGCCTTTGCCTTTCCGCTTTTTTCTCAAACGTCGGGCGAAGCCGAGCAGACTCCTTCGCCTCAAACGGCTCCTTCTTCGCAAACGCCTGCAGCACAAGCCGTACCCGGAGACGCGCTTGTTCCCGCGCCTCAAGCGCAAGGTCAAACGCCCGCTCCGCAATCGCCGCAGATTCCTTCTGTGCAAGCCGCTCCGCCGCAGACTCCTTCCCCTCAGGCGGCACCTCCCGCATCTCCTCAGCGCAGGCAAAGCGCACAGCGGCGGGATGCGCTTGTTCTCTATCAAAACGGAGACTATGCGGCGGCGATTCAAATCTGCGAAACGGAAATCGCGCGCAATCCGTCACGCATCGAATCTTATGTGGTTTTGTGCTGGTCGCTCGTTCGAAACCGGCAATACGCGGAAGCGGAGCAGCGTGCGACGGACGGACTGAAAGTGAGCCCCTACGATCTGCGCCTCATTGAAATACTGGGAGAAGCAAAATATTATCTCGGAAAAAATAACGGCGCGCTCGAACAGTTTCAGCGCTATGTTGCAAACGCTCCCGAAAGCGGTTCACGCGTCGGAGCGGCGTATTATTTTATGGGTGAAATCTATATCCGCCAAGCGCGCTATCAGCACGCGGATATCTCTTTTTCGGCTGCGGTAAAAAAGGAGCCGCTGCTCGACCGCTGGTGGACACGGCTGGGCTACGCGCGCGAAATGGCGGGCAATTATTACGAAGCGGCCGAAGCTTACGACGAAGCGCTCCTGCTCAATGCCGCTTCTTCCGACGCGCAAAGCGGCAAAGCCCGCGTCGCTTCCCGTCTGCAATAA
- the mtaB gene encoding tRNA (N(6)-L-threonylcarbamoyladenosine(37)-C(2))-methylthiotransferase MtaB, with protein sequence MPQIIFETLGCRLNQIESESAARFFVDTGFSVSMIPPTAASEVLRDVLVCVVNTCAVTQKAEQKARREIRLLLQKCPSSSVIVTGCYAQLAADKIAELAPRVAVLPGLCKDRLADVPSLLSDFIETHEIFSAEDFSTLLASTLFADTKSHSGKAEASFRLATDTFLAHSRSSLKIQDGCSSACSYCAIRIARGKSVSLPVRDVLSRIASLKAEGQNEIVFTAVNIAQYRGEYDGAYYTFADLLEKALDETSGLAFRISSMYPELVDDRFCRIVKDELVRPHFHLSVQSGSDAILAAMNRSYRADDILRSVSMLRRAKGNAFFACDIIAGFPGETDEDFEKTIELCRACGFAYVHVFPFSPRPGTRAFLMKPKVPSAAVRERVRLLSDFALQSKTAYIESICGTTVRAIAENAKEGDGVFHIRAVTENFIHCKVSCAELPVPRPGAAIRVRILTPCIDAIRRGDELEAEAELVL encoded by the coding sequence TTGCCGCAAATCATCTTTGAAACTTTGGGCTGCCGCCTCAATCAAATCGAAAGCGAGTCGGCGGCGCGTTTTTTTGTCGATACGGGATTTTCCGTTTCCATGATACCGCCGACGGCTGCAAGTGAAGTTCTTCGAGATGTGCTTGTGTGCGTCGTAAATACGTGTGCGGTAACGCAAAAGGCGGAGCAAAAAGCGCGGCGCGAAATCCGATTGCTTTTGCAAAAGTGTCCGTCATCTTCCGTCATCGTCACGGGCTGCTATGCCCAGCTCGCCGCGGATAAAATCGCCGAACTTGCTCCCCGAGTCGCAGTCCTTCCGGGGCTCTGCAAAGACAGGCTCGCAGACGTTCCGTCTCTCCTTTCGGATTTTATCGAAACGCACGAAATATTTTCCGCGGAAGATTTTTCGACTCTCCTTGCATCGACGCTTTTTGCCGATACGAAATCGCATTCGGGAAAAGCCGAAGCGTCTTTCCGTTTGGCGACCGATACCTTTCTTGCGCATTCGCGTTCATCCCTTAAAATACAGGACGGCTGCTCGAGCGCCTGCTCGTACTGTGCGATCCGAATCGCTCGGGGAAAATCGGTTTCGCTTCCGGTGCGCGACGTGCTTTCCCGGATCGCTTCTCTCAAAGCGGAGGGACAAAACGAAATCGTTTTTACGGCGGTCAATATCGCCCAGTACCGCGGAGAATACGACGGCGCGTATTATACTTTCGCCGACCTCCTCGAAAAAGCGCTCGATGAAACGAGCGGCCTTGCATTTCGCATATCGAGTATGTATCCCGAACTCGTCGACGACCGCTTTTGCCGCATCGTCAAAGACGAGCTCGTGCGCCCTCATTTTCACCTTTCGGTGCAGAGCGGAAGCGATGCGATTCTCGCCGCCATGAACAGAAGCTATCGCGCGGACGATATTCTCCGATCGGTTTCAATGTTGAGGCGGGCGAAAGGCAACGCATTTTTTGCATGCGACATCATCGCAGGTTTTCCCGGCGAAACGGATGAAGATTTTGAAAAGACGATCGAACTCTGCCGCGCGTGCGGTTTTGCATACGTTCACGTCTTTCCGTTTTCCCCGCGCCCGGGAACCCGCGCTTTTTTGATGAAACCGAAAGTCCCTTCGGCGGCCGTGCGCGAGCGGGTGCGTCTGCTTTCCGATTTCGCCCTGCAAAGTAAAACGGCCTATATCGAATCGATTTGCGGCACGACCGTGCGCGCGATCGCGGAAAACGCAAAAGAAGGCGACGGAGTTTTTCATATCCGAGCGGTAACCGAAAATTTCATTCACTGTAAGGTCAGCTGTGCGGAACTTCCCGTGCCGCGTCCGGGTGCCGCCATCCGCGTGCGCATCCTCACGCCGTGTATCGATGCGATACGGCGGGGCGATGAACTCGAAGCGGAAGCGGAGCTTGTACTTTAG
- a CDS encoding toprim domain-containing protein → MGGIQKKGGLLAAAAKKTDVKGGAKASAVKKTQAKEKRAESAKSKSAKPKTAAKKTASAVGKKSAAKETKMTRSAAEKNAAKTSAGTSREAAKTASGGTRSSAAKRLSDIAKRPTPKHGVYDEDSILHLEGLEHIRLRPGMYIGSLGDGSNENDGIYILLKEGIDNAVDEFSQGFGKRIDIDIRDGRVKIRDYGRGIPLGKLDDCVSNVNTGAKYNNTVFKQAIGMNGVGIKATNALSSYFRAASVRDGKMAVVEYAHGEKTGEKLGKAKDGVKNGTYLEFVPDEEIFGPYTFNMDMIEKRLWNYAYLNPGLLISCNGKEYKSEKGLEDLLLNEMGKSKPLYPMFSYNGKAIQFVLTHTNSLDKFVYSFVNGQSTEDGGTHVTSFLDGFTKGISAFYKKEYDVRDAAGGLFVALKIGIDNPMFTSQTKNKLGNVEVRSPIMKETQFAIDDWLRHNPDVAGAIEEKIIKNQKAHAEINNVTDKQIREAAKSVTLKIPKLKDCRYHVQDGEEGAESMIFITEGDSATGSMVGCRDVATQAIFSLRGKPENMYGRRKSALYENEELKNLTFSLGIQKDIEDLRYDKIVIATDADNDGFHIRNLVLTYFLLYFEEIVLRGHVYILETPLFRVRNKTTTRYCYSEASRDKELKALGAGAEVTRFKGLGEISPNEFGQFIRPRKEGDGEDRGMHLTPVSIESLKNVPKVLQFYMGKNTPERRNFIVHHLASEIDA, encoded by the coding sequence ATGGGTGGTATTCAAAAAAAAGGCGGACTGCTTGCGGCAGCCGCAAAAAAAACCGATGTGAAGGGCGGTGCGAAAGCGTCCGCGGTGAAAAAAACTCAAGCGAAAGAAAAGCGCGCAGAATCCGCAAAATCGAAGAGCGCAAAGCCGAAAACGGCAGCGAAAAAAACGGCTTCCGCCGTAGGCAAAAAGAGCGCGGCAAAAGAGACGAAAATGACTCGGAGCGCTGCGGAAAAAAACGCGGCGAAAACTTCAGCCGGAACTTCGCGAGAAGCAGCAAAAACCGCTTCCGGCGGAACGCGTTCGTCGGCTGCGAAAAGACTTTCCGACATTGCCAAACGACCGACTCCGAAACACGGTGTATACGACGAAGACAGCATTTTACACCTCGAAGGGCTCGAACACATACGGCTCCGGCCCGGCATGTATATCGGCAGTCTCGGCGACGGATCGAACGAAAACGACGGCATCTATATTTTATTAAAAGAAGGTATCGACAATGCGGTCGACGAATTTTCTCAAGGCTTCGGAAAGCGGATCGATATCGATATCCGCGACGGGCGCGTAAAAATCCGCGATTACGGGCGCGGCATTCCGCTCGGCAAACTCGACGACTGCGTATCGAACGTAAACACCGGCGCAAAGTACAACAATACGGTGTTCAAGCAGGCGATCGGCATGAACGGCGTCGGCATCAAAGCGACGAACGCGCTCTCTTCGTATTTCCGTGCAGCGTCGGTGCGCGACGGCAAAATGGCCGTCGTCGAATACGCGCACGGCGAAAAGACGGGCGAAAAACTCGGCAAAGCGAAAGACGGCGTCAAAAACGGCACCTACCTCGAATTCGTTCCCGACGAAGAAATTTTCGGCCCGTACACGTTCAATATGGACATGATCGAAAAGCGTTTGTGGAATTACGCTTACCTCAATCCGGGGCTCCTCATCAGCTGCAACGGTAAAGAATATAAAAGCGAAAAAGGATTGGAAGATTTGCTTTTAAACGAAATGGGAAAGAGCAAGCCGCTCTATCCTATGTTTTCGTATAACGGCAAAGCGATTCAATTCGTCCTCACGCATACGAACAGCCTCGACAAATTCGTTTATTCGTTCGTAAACGGACAGAGCACCGAAGACGGCGGTACCCACGTAACGTCTTTTCTCGACGGCTTTACGAAGGGTATCAGCGCCTTTTATAAAAAAGAATACGACGTACGCGATGCGGCGGGGGGACTTTTCGTCGCGCTCAAAATCGGCATCGACAATCCCATGTTTACGAGCCAGACGAAAAACAAGCTCGGCAACGTCGAAGTGCGCTCGCCGATCATGAAAGAAACGCAGTTCGCGATCGACGATTGGCTGCGTCACAATCCCGACGTCGCAGGCGCGATCGAAGAAAAAATTATTAAAAATCAAAAAGCGCACGCCGAAATCAATAACGTTACCGACAAGCAGATCCGCGAAGCGGCAAAGAGCGTTACGCTCAAAATCCCCAAACTCAAAGACTGCCGTTATCACGTGCAGGACGGAGAAGAAGGCGCGGAGTCGATGATCTTTATAACGGAAGGCGATTCGGCAACCGGCTCTATGGTCGGCTGCCGCGACGTTGCAACGCAGGCGATTTTTTCACTCCGCGGAAAGCCCGAAAATATGTACGGCAGGCGGAAGTCGGCGCTCTATGAAAACGAAGAACTGAAAAATCTGACTTTTTCGCTCGGCATTCAAAAAGATATCGAAGACCTTCGTTACGATAAGATCGTCATTGCAACCGATGCCGATAACGACGGTTTCCATATTCGAAACCTCGTGCTCACGTATTTTTTGCTGTATTTCGAAGAGATAGTTTTGCGCGGTCACGTGTACATCCTTGAAACGCCGCTGTTCCGCGTGAGAAATAAAACGACGACGCGCTACTGCTACAGCGAAGCGTCCCGCGACAAAGAATTGAAAGCGCTCGGAGCGGGCGCGGAAGTGACGCGATTTAAAGGTTTGGGCGAAATCAGCCCGAACGAATTCGGACAGTTTATCCGTCCGCGAAAAGAAGGCGACGGTGAAGA